Genomic DNA from Choristoneura fumiferana chromosome 16, NRCan_CFum_1, whole genome shotgun sequence:
TGCCCGTTCAACAGATTATCTTCACTCTACTGTAATGCGCTGAATAATTACGGAATAGGACAGTAATCGCTGCAATAGTAAAAGCGATCTTACGGGACTGTATTAGGCAGTAAATTTACCAGATAATTTTGTCTCTCCTAAAGCATAAGTCTACTCCACCCTTTCAGCCAAACAAGGACATATTTGAGAGCGTAACGGTCTTCTGCCCATCGGAGCGTGCGGAACTGGTGGACCTACTGACATCCGAGGACGTACTCCTGGACTTGACGCAGCCTCTGTACCTGAACTTCACTCACGAAGCCATAGTCAACCGCTTCGAACGGGTCTACGAGGCTCATGACAAGATTACTGGCGATGTCTACTCCTGTGATACACCTCCGGTCGACATCACTGCCGAGGAGtaagataatattttatttatgttgtgtaggtaggtatcttaCTATGAGCTTGAGTGCGTAATTACATATGCTCAAATAAATATAAGAAGAATATACACACGATATACACGAGTTTTTGATCAGTCATATTTGCTGCTAACATAACAGGTTAGCGGCAAATATGATTTAAcaatgttcaatattttaaCGTCAGCTTACCGAGTCCCCTTCCCAATGCCGTTTAGTGTTACAGTCTCTAATGCCTCTTTGCTTTTCTATAAAAACTTTAATGTATGATTTTGATCATGTTATGGTCTCTCGTCTCATTTCCACACGTTGGTGTAGAGACACCAAGAAATTAAATTCACTCTGAGCTCATTTCGTCTAACATGATTGTAATCTTGAAAAGGCTTCAATCATTCTTGTTTCTGTCATCCCTCATTGATTTCTCTTCATCAGTTTTAAATCTTCCATTAAAATTGTTTCTTAAACTATCGCTGGTATCCTTTTGATTTCACAAAGCGTTCTCCTTTCTCAATCACATTCGACATTCACAGGCTGCCACCGGACGTGGAGTTAGTCCGCCTTCAGCCTGAGCACATGAAGGATGTTTACGACCTGTATCCAGCCAGCGACATCGAGTGCCGCGAGATCTTCGAAAAGCTTGTAGCTGAACTGCCGGCTTACGGTATCTTCGTGGAGGGACAGCTGGCCGCCTGGATGGTGCAGTCGTATTACGGCGCCATGTTCTCGATGCAGACGCGGCCTGAGTTCCGTAGGTGAGGACTGCGGAGAGTCACATTTTCAGAGATCATACTAAGTACATCGACATGTCAAGAAGAAATCACTTTCCAAGTGGCGGCTCAGGGCCTAAATTGGATGTGGGCAAGATTAGAGTCGCCTCTGATTCAGAAGTTTGTGATGTTTACTAGAACTCTAGAGAAAGAAAGGAACAGCATCGgccctggggtagagcaagCGGAGCGGTCGCTCTGGGGCTCTGGGCGCCAGGTGGCAAGGGGCGCTATTTttcagtttccagtgcaaaattaaattatgatacCGCCTTTTGAGAGGCGTGGAATCGATGTAGGTAGACAATTTCCCTCTGCCTTGATCAAGCGCTAGAGCCGGCGCTGGAAAGAAAGAATTTAATTATGGCCATTCTTAGATCCAAACGAACTCCTCACAAATGGTGATGATGtctaaaaagtaatattttgaaCCAACTTTCTTTCCATCACGCTATTCACGCTGTACCTGGATTTCAAAGCCAATCTTGACTCGCATTTTCTAGTCGCATTGTGCATGTCAAGtgaagtattggggggaggcctttgctcagcagtgggacagaataggctaacaataataataataattgtgaaTGTCAATCGTTACACGCAAGTGCTTCAAACTTGGGGCGTATTCCTATTTGAAGTGGTGATCCGAATTGTTTTCTGTTTCCAGGAAAGGTTTCGGCATATACCTGGCCAGGCGTCTCACGAAGGAGGTGGCCTCGCGCGGCTACAAGCCCTTCGTGGTGATTCGTCCGGAAAACGACGCGTCCCGCTCCCTGTACTGCAAGCTCGCTTCGAAACGTTTCAGGACGGTGCGCGCCGTCCTTCGCCCTCGCTAGCGGACAAAAGTTGATCATTagcagattttattttttaagactTTTGAAATCAAATTTAGCATTGCGATCTTTGATCGNNNNNNNNNNNNNNNNNNNNNNNNNNNNNNNNNNNNNNNNNNNNNNNNNNNNNNNNNNNNNNNNNNNNNNNNNNNNNNNNNNNNNNNNNNNNNNNNNNNNNNNNNNNNNNNNNNNNNNNNNNNNNNNNNNNNNNNNNNNNNNNNNNNNNNNNNNNNNNNNNNNNNNNNNNNNNNNNNNNNNNNNNNNNNNNNNNNNNNNNNNNNNNNNNNNNNNNNNNNNNNNNNNNNNNNNNNNNNNNNNNNNNNNNNNNNNNNNNNNNNNNNNNNNNNNNNNNNNNNNNNNNNNNNNNNNNNNNNNNNNNNNNNNNNNNNNNNNNNNNNNNNNNNNNNNNNNNNNNNNNNNNNNNNNNNNNNNNNNNNNNNNNNNNNNNNNNNNNNNNNNNNNNNNNNNNNNNNNNNNNNNNNNNNNNNNNNNNNNNNNNNNNNNNNNNNNNNNNNNNNNNNNNNNNNNNNNNNNNNNNNNNNNNNNNNNNNNNNNNNNNNNNNNNNNNNNNNNNNNNNNNNNNNNNNNNNNNNNNNNNNNNNNNNNNNNNNNNNNNNNNNNNNNNNNNNNNNNNNNNNNNNNNNNNNNNNNNNNNNNNNNNNNNNNNNNNNNNNNNNNNNNNNNNNNNNNNNNNNNNNNNNNNNNNNNNNNNNNNNNNNNNNNNNNNNNNNNNNNNNNNNNNNNNNNNNNNNNNNNNNNNNNNNNNNNNNNNNNNNNNNNNNNNNNNNNNNNNNNNNNNNNNNNNNNNNNNNNNNNNNNNNNNNNNNNNNNNNNNNNNNNNNNNNNNNNNNNNNNNNNNNNNNNNNNNNNNNNNNNNNNNNNNNNNNNNNNNNNNNNNNNNNNNNNNNNNNNNNNNNNNNNNNNNNNNNNNNNNNNNNNNNNNNNNNNNNNNNNNNNNNNNNNNNNNNNNNNNNNNNNNNNNNNNNNNNNNNNNNNNNNNNNNNNNNNNNNNNNNNNNNNNNNNNNNNNNNNNNNNNNNNNNNNNNNNNNNNNNNNNNNNNNNNNNNNNNNNNNNNNNNNNNNNNNNNNNNNNNNNNNNNNNNNNNNNNNNNNNNNNNNNNNNNNNNNNNNNNNNNNNNNNNNNNNNNNNNNNNNNNNNNNNNNNNNNNNNNNNNNNNNNNNNNNNNNNNNNNNNNNNNNNNNNNNNNNNNNNNNNNNNNNNNNNNNNNNNNNNNNNNNNNNNNNNNNNNNNNNNNNNNNNNNNNNNNNNNNNNNNNNNNNNNNNNNNNNNNNNNNNNNNNNNNNNNNNNNNNNNNNNNNNNNNNNNNNNNNNNNNNNNNNNNNNNNNNNNNNNNNNNNNNNNNNNNNNNNNNNNNNNNNNNNNNNNNNNNNNNNNNNNNNNNNNNNNNNNNNNNNNNNNNNNNNNNNNNNNNNNNNNNNNNNNNNNNNNNNNNNNNNNNNNNNNNNNNNNNNNNNNNNNNNNNNNNNNNNNNNNNNNNNNNNNNNNNNNNNNNNNNNNNNNNNNNNNNNNNNNNNNNNNNNNNNNNNNNNNNNNNNNNNNNNNNNNNNNNNNNNNNNNNNNNNNNNNNNNNNNNNNNNNNNNNNNNNNNNNNNNNNNNNNNNNNNNNNNNNNNNNNNNNNNNNNNNNNNNNNNNNNNNNNNNNNNNNNNNNNNNNNNNNNNNNNNNNNNNNNNNNNNNNNNNNNNNNNNNNNNNNNNNNNNNNNNNNNNNNNNNNNNNNNNNNNNACAGCTGTGGATACAAGTCGAATCGTTTTACAAATTACAgaaatgtaataatttattaatgaaCCAGTAatgtaactgaaaaaaaaaaacaattctgtcccaatttttattttattttatgttctgaCACTATGCTGGCACTAAGATAGAAATTGCAGTGTTATTCGggaaaattacttaataatcaAAATGTAATAGTACTTTTAaagaaagtaaacaaaaaattcAAACTGGCGTAAAGAGTTTCTCTATATGATTTACGAATTTAACTCCTACGAATTAATTATTGTGGAAGATTCTGATAGGTAATTGAGTATTTATTGCTTAGATGCAtagaatattaattttaaaatggaaAGCGAGTGACAAAATTCAAGTTTTGCTCAAGAACGGTGAGCTTCCacagttatttaaataattattaaaaaatcaaaattatacaaagcCAAATTGTTGTTTGATTCCAATTATTTAATCTATCTGAAATGGATTTGATAATGAACAACATGATGAACATTCTCTTCACTGTGTGATCATTTATGCAATATTCACATTGATTGGTTGccaatattatattaaaaaaaaaaacaatattggcAACTGATGATGGGCCGTCAGATCGTAGTGTTAATGACTCGACAAGGATTCTCGAAAGTTGAGTTGGAGCTTAGATCTTGAATTTgtaacacaatgttttagactatcacgGTCATTAGGTACTAATTTTATGAGTACACGTACGTGAGTTTCTGTTAAATCAAGGCTAAATCGATgccgcggccattttgaaaaaaaaacttcgttgaGTGCCTGCCCAGCGCGGAAGGACTGCCCTGAGGATTGAAGTTAACTTAACATCAAGTTAACCAATGGGATTAATCAAGTTGTTATGACTACCATCTGACCGCTCTTTCTATGAAATTAAAGTCAGTCATCAACACGAAATCATGCTAATGGCTTTCCTACTTTCTAATTACTTACCTATCTATAATAATGTCAACCTTAGTACATACTtcgaaatattttgaaattataaaattaagagAGATTTTCTGAACACTATCCCTAATTCTTCAAGGACATATTTCCGTCCTACAAAACAGTTGAgctgtatattttaaataaacttgaaatttccCGCAGCAGCATTGAGATTGTAGTGTCCGTTCTGTGTAACACATACCTTGCAAAGGTAACcagaaatgaataaaatgatgaCATAATTTGACTGCCTTTTTTTACCTGCCTCCTTTTCGTTTCGTTCTAATgcccagagggcctactccgaaattcaaaaatcgaagttcgtatcgtaccgtccctctcactctcgtattaaatagtataagtgtcagagggaccgaacgacacgaacttcgaatttcgtagtagccccgcaatTTACCTAAGGTGCTAGCACGCCTGCGGATGCGGGTGAGGGTAAAATCCATCGCAAGCGATACGTACTTACAAGTAGCGCTGCTCAAACTACTTATTTATCAATATGCGTCTACCCGCTTCGTGCAACTCGGTTCATTCAGCTAGCGTATACCTTAATATTCTGTGGTATACCCTTAACCGGCCTTAAAAAAAGtacaagttgtattacattgcggcgctcgattgaccacttcatACTCGTTTGTTTTACggccccgcaatgtaatgcaacttgcacgatttttagggttccgtgcccaaagAGTAAAAACGGTAACCCTACTCTACTACTACgtagacttcgctgtccgtccgtccgtccgtcaccaggctgtatctcatgaaccgtgacagttgacatttttacagattactatgtactcgtataatcGTGGCCACTATAagaataaatactaaaaactatttaaggggggctcctatacaacaaacctgtctttttgccgtttttagggttccggagccaaaatggcaaaaacggaacccttatagtttcgccatttctgtctgtctgtccgtccgtccccGGCTTTCGACTTTCTTCGACTAtcaattctagaaagctgtaatttagcacggATATTATGTATAtgcaaactatgccgacaaaatggtacaataattttttagggtacctcccatagatatagtgggggtgatttttttttctcatccaaccctatagtgtggggtatcgttggataggtcttttaaaccataagaggtttgcttagacgatttttcgattcattgatattttgcgaaatattcaactttaaagtgcaaattttcattaaaatcgagcgccccccccctccctctaaaatctaaaacggtgcgtggaaaaattagaaaaaaatcaggatggtagtaagtataacggctaagtctgcttgagaattattagtagttttactcttataACATTAGTCATAATTATGGGTGGACAATCTCAGGTTATATCCCTTATATGGTAGGCATTCCTCCGTATATGGTATGGCGTCCTATTATTAATCTAATATTTGAATATGAtacttttatttcaatgttATGTTATGTGTTGTTGTATAAATGGTATGGAACCATTCTTGAgcgactccgactcgcacttgaccggttttttggGCTTGATGACGATTCAACGCGTTAATTCGCAAGTGTAAATATGCTGGTTTAAAGCTGCATGAACTGACACTGAAACTGTCgcaaatattacaaatattttcttatgacattagaattattgttttaattcaaattataaatttataaagtaaatgcCCGACAGATAATTCtatattttgattgtttttaacAGTTCAGGTAACCGCTAAGCGAGGTGTACGTAAAGAGAAAGAGCAACATGTGGCCGACGTAAACGCAGTTTATTGTTTTCTATTGTTTTCCGATCTCTCCGTTATTTGTTAGACGCTATTCACACTCACACCTGAGTTTTATTGCATCCCATTTTTACTTTTTGGAAATGCCGATACCGACCGAGGAAAGGTTTATGATGTCCATCTGGCTGTAGTTAGATTTAGATCGGAccagtgttttgttttgcttCATGCCAGACACATCTAGAACTGTGC
This window encodes:
- the LOC141436036 gene encoding uncharacterized protein isoform X1, whose translation is MKLIEMEIVPEGKHFRLVTEDELPAVADVLVQYMPESLKFHQTIQTYRNNKVWDFHFYVAKNWPEDPICLHFPGCTSTPNKDIFESVTVFCPSERAELVDLLTSEDVLLDLTQPLYLNFTHEAIVNRFERVYEAHDKITGDVYSCDTPPVDITAEELPPDVELVRLQPEHMKDVYDLYPASDIECREIFEKLVAELPAYGIFVEGQLAAWMVQSYYGAMFSMQTRPEFRRKGFGIYLARRLTKEVASRGYKPFVVIRPENDASRSLYCKLASKRFRTVRAVLRPR
- the LOC141436036 gene encoding uncharacterized protein isoform X2; translation: MEIVPEGKHFRLVTEDELPAVADVLVQYMPESLKFHQTIQTYRNNKVWDFHFYVAKNWPEDPICLHFPGCTSTPNKDIFESVTVFCPSERAELVDLLTSEDVLLDLTQPLYLNFTHEAIVNRFERVYEAHDKITGDVYSCDTPPVDITAEELPPDVELVRLQPEHMKDVYDLYPASDIECREIFEKLVAELPAYGIFVEGQLAAWMVQSYYGAMFSMQTRPEFRRKGFGIYLARRLTKEVASRGYKPFVVIRPENDASRSLYCKLASKRFRTVRAVLRPR